A single region of the Serinus canaria isolate serCan28SL12 chromosome 1, serCan2020, whole genome shotgun sequence genome encodes:
- the ICOSLG gene encoding ICOS ligand, producing MDLWEPGSPIQRHRRGSGKGSVRTGGGFQDPHTAGPGCAGSRSAQRTALGRRKSPAEEAWEGKGTARGGQLLLGSARLGSARLGSARLGSARLVRHGSGTMKQRGYGFLLLLLLILKAVTALEKKNIISKLGDNVTLSCIYNEKKPLLLKNLRVYWQIADGSYQEKCSVVHALISGQDDNSNQCIHFKDRTQLFWDRLENGDFSLLLLNVSQSDEHTYKCIVQEKTEVPRVIHQAEVVLSLAASYSQPILSGPIRNSDSTGEEVTFYCKSGNGYPKPNVYWINKVNNSRLSPSETKIIPHDDGTFSVSSTLKVTATANMQIECSIENEMLQENLSANYTQQKKISGPGTESDKKQEKKGRGAQAAGIICIVFVIGLLTGLICWLWRRRSSNLVSYKDVQQREDQGGLTSPA from the exons ATGGATTTGTGGGAGCCGGGATCACCCATCCAGCGGCACAGACGAGGGTCTGGAAAGGGCTCAGTGCGGACGGGGGGGGGGTTCCAAGATCCCCAcacggccgggccgggctgtgcCGGGTCCCGCTCCGCTCAGCGCACCGCGCTCGGAAGGCGGAAATCGCCGGCGGAGGAGGCgtgggagggaaagggaacGGCCAGAGGCGGGCAGCTGCtgctcggctcggctcggctcggctcggctcggctcggctcggctcggctcggctcagCACGGCTGGTCCGGCACGGCTCCGGCACGATGAAGCAGCGAGG gTATGGATTTCTGCTACTGCTCCTTCTTATCCTGAAAGCTG TTACTGCACTAGAGAAGAAGAACATCATCAGTAAACTTGGAGACAACGTCACACTAAGTTGCATTTATAATGAAAAGAAACCCTTGCTATTAAAAAATCTACGGGTATATTGGCAAATAGCTGATGGCTCCTATCAAGAAAAGTGTTCAGTTGTACATGCACTGATCTCTGGCCAAGATGATAACAGTAATCAGTGTATTCACTTTAAAGACAGGACTCAATTATTCTGGGATAGGTTGGAAAATGGtgatttttctctgctattGCTAAATGTCAGCCAGAGTGATGAACACACATACAAATGCATAGTGCAGGAGAAAACTGAAGTTCCCAGAGTGATTCACCAGGCAGAAGTGGTTCTCAGCTTAGCAG CGAGTTACAGCCAACCAATACTCAGTGGACCAATAAGAAACAGTGACAGCACTGGAGAGGAGGTGACCTTCTACTGCAAGTCTGGCAATGGATACCCAAAGCCCAACGTTTACTGGATCAATAAAGTGAACAACAGTCGCCTGTCTCCATCAGAAACAAAGATCATACCCCACGACGACGGCACCTTCAGTGTTTCCAGCACACTGAAGGTGACAGCCACTGCTAACATGCAGATAGAGTGCTCCATAGAAAAtgagatgctgcaggaaaatctCTCAGCCAACT ACAcgcagcagaagaaaatcagtGGTCCTGGCACAGAAAGTgacaaaaaacaagaaaaaaaaggacgAGGTGCTCAAGCAGCTGGCATCATTTGCATTGTCTTTGTGATAGGTCTTCTGACTGGTTTAATCTGCTGGCTGTGGAGAAGGAGGTCCTCTAATCTAGTGTCCTATAAAG ATGTCCAACAAAGAGAAGACCAAGGAGGACTCACCT CACCTGCCTAA